The sequence GTCGGCGACTTCCTTTGGTCGCTGCAGGCCCGGCCAGAATAGAAACCCGGGCGGCAAGTGCGGGAGACGCTACCGGTGGCAGACCGGGCTTGACGAATAGAGCGCCGTCTCGGCATAAGGGGCCTTCATGTTTCCTGCCGTCCTGTGCTGTCTGCAGGATGATGTATGATCCTGATTGAGAAAGGGAGCGGCCACCACAACTTCGGTGCGCGGTTACGAGAATCAGATGATTGAGTTGCACACCACCACGCCCAATGAATGGGTGAGTACAGTTTTGGGAGATTTCAATACCTTCCTCCTGGACCACGCCGCGTGTGAGCGAAAAGCATCCGGGATGGCCATGACATTTGTGGTTCGCTATCCGGATCGGGATGAACTCCACGACCCGATGATTCAGCTTGCCCGAGAGGAGCTCGCCCATTTCCACAAGGTGTTTCGCATCTGTAAAGATCGCGGGCTTCGATTTTCGGGAGACCAAAAAGACACCTATGTGAACGCGCTTCTCAAGCGAACACGTCGTGGCCGAGACGAGGAGTTTTTGGATCGTTTGATCATGGCGGGCGTTGTCGAAGCCAGGGGCCATGAACGCTTTGGTTGTATCGCCAACGCACTCGAAGAAGGTCCTCTGAAAGTGTTTTACG is a genomic window of Candidatus Binatia bacterium containing:
- a CDS encoding tRNA-(ms[2]io[6]A)-hydroxylase, translated to MIELHTTTPNEWVSTVLGDFNTFLLDHAACERKASGMAMTFVVRYPDRDELHDPMIQLAREELAHFHKVFRICKDRGLRFSGDQKDTYVNALLKRTRRGRDEEFLDRLIMAGVVEARGHERFGCIANALEEGPLKVFYDEITRSEERHAEVFIELAALYFPMPDVRQRLEFFLAADAEICAGLPFRAALH